In Solirubrobacterales bacterium, the DNA window GATCTTCGGCACCGTCGCCCGGCTGACCGCGTAAAGCATCTTGGCGCCGTGCCGGATGATCCCCTGCTGCTCGACCTTGGAGCCGACCATGAAGCCGGGCACGTCCTGCAGGAAAAGCAGCGGGATGTTGAAGGCGTCGCAGAGGTTGACGAACCGGGCGGCCTTGTCGGCCGAGTCGACGTCGAGGATCCCGCCGAGATGTTTCGGCTGGTTGGCGACGATCCCGACCGGCATCCCGCCCATCCGGGCGAGGCAGGTGATCAGGGACTTGGCGAACTTCGGCTTGATGTCGAACCAGTCGCCGTCATCAACGATCTCCTCGATCACCCCGTACATGTCATAGGGGGTGCGGGGGGATTCCGGGATCAGCTCCAGCAGCTTCTCGGAGCCGCGATCCTCCGGATCGGTGGACTCGATCACCGGCGGTTTCTGTTCGCAGTTGGAGGGAAAGTAGGAGAGGTACTTCTTGACCGAGGCGATGCATTCCGGGTCGTCCTTGACCTCGAGGTCACCGACCCCGGACTTGCGGCAGTGGACCTTCGCCCCGCCGAGTTCCTCCATCCCGATCTCCTCGCCGGTGACCGCCTGGACCAGATGCGGCCCGGCCAGCGCCATCGCCCCCTGGCCGACCACCATCGGCACGAAGTCGGAGAGTGCCGGGATGTAGGCGGTACCGGCGGCGCAGGGCCCCATCATCGCGGCCACCATCGGCACCACCCCGGACATCTGCACCTCCTCCCGGAAAAGGTAACCGGAGCCGGCGAACAGCGAGCCGGCCG includes these proteins:
- a CDS encoding acyl-CoA carboxylase subunit beta, which translates into the protein AGSLFAGSGYLFREEVQMSGVVPMVAAMMGPCAAGTAYIPALSDFVPMVVGQGAMALAGPHLVQAVTGEEIGMEELGGAKVHCRKSGVGDLEVKDDPECIASVKKYLSYFPSNCEQKPPVIESTDPEDRGSEKLLELIPESPRTPYDMYGVIEEIVDDGDWFDIKPKFAKSLITCLARMGGMPVGIVANQPKHLGGILDVDSADKAARFVNLCDAFNIPLLFLQDVPGFMVGSKVEQQGIIRHGAKMLYAVSRATVPKITVLVRKAYGAGYYVMCGRAYEPDLIVAWPGAEISVMGAEGAVNIIGRSAIEASEDPEATREAMLNAVRAQIDPYIAAGNAMIDDIIDPRETRKTVIRGLRMAKDKRVERPWKKHGVMPV